A window of Picosynechococcus sp. PCC 7003 genomic DNA:
CTCGTTATTGACACCAACATTGTTCTAGAAGGCTTAACCAAACAGGGGAGCGCATCAGGGCTGATCATCGAAGCTTGGTTAGCCGAATTATTCATCGTTCACATTTCCACGGCGATTGCCTATGAATACCAAGATGTTCTAAGTCGTAAACTATCCCCTACCCGCTGGCAAACCCTAAAACCTGTTCTTGGTCGGTTACTCACCCTCACTAAATTCACCGAAATCCATTTTACATGGCGACCCACTTCCCCCGACCCCGGCGATGATCTGATCATTGACTGTGCTATGAATGCCAATGCGGCGATCGTCACTTTAAACCTCAAAGATTTTCAACGGGCAAAACAGTCCCTAGGCTTACCTGTTCTGTCCCCCGTCGAACTCATTCTAAAACTCACAGGAGATGAATAACAATGAGTCGTTTAACCCTACGCTTACCCGAAACCCTCCACCAACAGCTTAGTCACCAAGCCTCCCAAGAGGGCGTATCCCTAAACCAATACATTGTCTATGCCCTAACCCGTCAGGTTTCCCAAAATTACGTTGTGGAACCCGTTCCCGCTGAGACCGTTGAACAGCAAAACACCTCATTCCAAAAACTTCTCAATGATTTGGGTCAGGCAACTCCTGAAGAGGTAAAACTTGCACTAGACGTAA
This region includes:
- a CDS encoding YlcI/YnfO family protein, whose amino-acid sequence is MSRLTLRLPETLHQQLSHQASQEGVSLNQYIVYALTRQVSQNYVVEPVPAETVEQQNTSFQKLLNDLGQATPEEVKLALDVRETVELESELNPETITKLRQKISSKV